Proteins encoded in a region of the Dendropsophus ebraccatus isolate aDenEbr1 chromosome 11, aDenEbr1.pat, whole genome shotgun sequence genome:
- the LOC138767880 gene encoding fibrinogen-like protein 1-like protein gives MTMGILHYLRILVLVSAVSTRHGHRRPRNGDEEPQKNLPKDCSEVPRYKDSGVYIIHPKDLHPLVVYCDMTTESGGWIVIQRNTFNSEITWDESWTTYKYGFGNVEKDYWLGLEYLHQITNQKVYQIRFVILDNNNEEKYADYNLFSVEDEANGYRVRLGSYTGTAGDAMSSISAGTTHDNMKFTSKDKDQDIYGANCAASNGGAWWYAACYASKLNNKNAIYWQGLCNGNCQGSTIMIRPADYCIYL, from the exons ATGACAATGG GCATATTGCATTACTTGAGGATACTAGTTTTGGTATCTGCAGTCTCAACACGTCATGGTCATCGAAGACCAAGAAACGGGGATGAAGAACCGCAAAAAA ATTTACCAAAAGACTGCAGTGAAGTGCCACGGTACAAAGACAGCGGAGTCTACATTATCCACCCTAAAGACTTGCACCCACTGGTTGTGTACTGCGACATGACTACAGAGAGTGGCGGCTGGATTGTCATTCAGAGGAATACCTTTAACTCAGAGATAACCTGGGATGAATCCTGGACCACTTACAAATATGGCTTTGGCAATGTGGAGAAGGACTACTGGTTGGGTTTAGAGTATCTCCACCAAATTACAAACCAGAAAGTCTATCAGATTAGGTTTGTAATTCTGGATAATAACAATGAAGAAAAATATGCAGACTACAACCTTTTCAGTGTAGAAGATGAGGCTAATGGCTACAGAGTTAGACTAGGCAGCTACACAGGTACAGCTGGAGATGCTATGTCTTCCATTTCGGCAGGAACCACACATGATAACATGAAGTTTACATCAAAGGACAAAGACCAAGATATCTATGGCGCCAACTGTGCAGCCAGTAATGGTGGTGCATGGTGGTATGCTGCCTGCTATGCATCTAAGCTCAACAACAAAAATGCTATTTATTGGCAAGGACTATGTAATGGAAATTGCCAAGGATCCACTATAATGATCCGTCCAGCAgattactgtatttatttataa
- the LOC138767640 gene encoding fibrinogen-like protein 1-like protein isoform X2: MVSTRHRRNPKRGDEFENKNDQSNHVKKTGLPKDCSEIPYNSDSGIYAIQPEGVHPLVVYCDMTTESGGWIVIQRNSFDTEITWDESWTTYKYGFGSVEKDYWLGIEYLHHITKQKVYQVRFVILDNNNEEKYADYNLFSIEDEANGYRLRLGSYTGTAGDAMSSIKTGTTHDNMKFTSKDKDITSGNCAASYYGAWWYAACFASKLNNKNGIQWHGQCSGGNCKGSTIMIRPATYCVY; encoded by the exons TGTCAACCCGTCATCGCAGGAATCCAAAACGGGGAGATGAATTTGAAAATAAGA ATGACCAAAGCAACCACGTGAAAAAAACGG GATTACCAAAAGACTGCAGTGAAATTCCCTATAACTCTGACAGTGGAATCTATGCAATCCAGCCTGAAGGTGTGCACCCACTGGTTGTGTACTGCGACATGACTACAGAGAGTGGCGGCTGGATTGTCATTCAGCGGAATAGCTTTGACACAGAGATAACCTGGGATGAATCCTGGACCACTTATAAATATGGCTTTGGGAGTGTGGAGAAGGACTACTGGTTGGGTATAGAGTATCTCCACCACATTACAAAGCAGAAAGTCTATCAGGTGCGGTTTGTGATTCTGGATAATAATAATGAAGAAAAATATGCAGACTACAACCTCTTTAGTATAGAAGATGAAGCAAATGGCTACAGATTGAGACTAGGAAGCTACACAGGTACGGCTGGAGATGCTATGTCTTCCATTAAGACAGGAACCACACATGATAACATGAAGTTCACATCAAAAGACAAAGACATCACCTCTGGTAACTGTGCAGCCAGCTATTATGGTGCATGGTGGTATGCTGCCTGCTTTGCTTCTAAGCTTAACAACAAAAATGGCATTCAATGGCATGGACAGTGTTCTGGTGGTAACTGTAAAGGGTCCACTATAATGATCCGTCCAGCCACTTACTGTGTATATTAA
- the LOC138767640 gene encoding fibrinogen-like protein 1-like protein isoform X1 encodes MDFSYCLCILALASTVSTRHRRNPKRGDEFENKNDQSNHVKKTGLPKDCSEIPYNSDSGIYAIQPEGVHPLVVYCDMTTESGGWIVIQRNSFDTEITWDESWTTYKYGFGSVEKDYWLGIEYLHHITKQKVYQVRFVILDNNNEEKYADYNLFSIEDEANGYRLRLGSYTGTAGDAMSSIKTGTTHDNMKFTSKDKDITSGNCAASYYGAWWYAACFASKLNNKNGIQWHGQCSGGNCKGSTIMIRPATYCVY; translated from the exons ACTTTTCTTACTGCCTCTGCATTTTGGCCCTTGCATCTACAGTGTCAACCCGTCATCGCAGGAATCCAAAACGGGGAGATGAATTTGAAAATAAGA ATGACCAAAGCAACCACGTGAAAAAAACGG GATTACCAAAAGACTGCAGTGAAATTCCCTATAACTCTGACAGTGGAATCTATGCAATCCAGCCTGAAGGTGTGCACCCACTGGTTGTGTACTGCGACATGACTACAGAGAGTGGCGGCTGGATTGTCATTCAGCGGAATAGCTTTGACACAGAGATAACCTGGGATGAATCCTGGACCACTTATAAATATGGCTTTGGGAGTGTGGAGAAGGACTACTGGTTGGGTATAGAGTATCTCCACCACATTACAAAGCAGAAAGTCTATCAGGTGCGGTTTGTGATTCTGGATAATAATAATGAAGAAAAATATGCAGACTACAACCTCTTTAGTATAGAAGATGAAGCAAATGGCTACAGATTGAGACTAGGAAGCTACACAGGTACGGCTGGAGATGCTATGTCTTCCATTAAGACAGGAACCACACATGATAACATGAAGTTCACATCAAAAGACAAAGACATCACCTCTGGTAACTGTGCAGCCAGCTATTATGGTGCATGGTGGTATGCTGCCTGCTTTGCTTCTAAGCTTAACAACAAAAATGGCATTCAATGGCATGGACAGTGTTCTGGTGGTAACTGTAAAGGGTCCACTATAATGATCCGTCCAGCCACTTACTGTGTATATTAA